Proteins from a genomic interval of Beijerinckia indica subsp. indica ATCC 9039:
- a CDS encoding GNAT family N-acetyltransferase — protein MSAIRPQKVVEGNKESSAFREKGLMEAFQEDWVKTMMKALAEGTIRRLWACDMSHFRDHLLRLDPDSRFERFGAFTDDTQINHYVDSCYGPDEIIYGYVVDGEVRGAGELRAMGASFLPEGAAEAAFSVEQGWRRQGVGTNFMKRIVLAARNRRIHTLYLSCLAHNSKMVGLARKFATELTFETDEVTGKLIARTPSTTSLIEELIDNSVGFTEAMFDFQKRILTAAEEARHPSSERHSVTV, from the coding sequence ATGAGCGCAATTCGGCCGCAAAAGGTCGTAGAGGGGAACAAGGAGAGCAGTGCGTTTCGCGAAAAAGGCCTGATGGAGGCCTTTCAGGAAGATTGGGTTAAAACGATGATGAAAGCGCTAGCAGAGGGTACGATCCGTCGGCTCTGGGCCTGCGATATGTCTCACTTTCGCGACCATCTTTTGCGTCTCGATCCCGATAGCCGTTTCGAACGGTTCGGGGCCTTTACGGACGATACCCAAATCAACCATTATGTCGATAGCTGCTACGGCCCTGACGAAATCATCTATGGCTATGTCGTGGATGGCGAAGTGCGCGGTGCCGGCGAATTGCGGGCGATGGGGGCTTCCTTCCTGCCTGAAGGTGCGGCGGAGGCGGCCTTCAGCGTGGAACAGGGCTGGCGGCGCCAGGGCGTCGGGACCAATTTCATGAAGCGGATTGTCCTCGCCGCGCGCAATCGCCGCATCCATACGCTTTATCTATCCTGCCTCGCGCATAATTCCAAAATGGTCGGTCTGGCACGGAAATTCGCGACGGAATTGACTTTCGAGACGGATGAAGTGACGGGCAAGCTGATCGCGCGGACCCCGTCCACGACATCGCTGATCGAGGAATTGATCGATAATTCCGTCGGTTTCACGGAAGCCATGTTCGATTTCCAGAAGCGCATTCTGACCGCCGCCGAGGAAGCCAGGCATCCGAGCTCGGAGAGGCATTCAGTGACGGTTTGA
- a CDS encoding TonB-dependent receptor: MTQASTFAVLMGMSAVPVSAQSVPGATSKTNSNMTLPEVDISAVSTNVSPAGETFGVITPPKKFELGPAGNQKPLDMPHSVQVISQEIIRSQQARNLADVLKFNPSVQMSRGADGGRISSRGFESGVVQNTRMDGLNMISTTGYPIEQFDRIEMLNGVAGGMYGPTGPTGTFNFISKRPTDVPFQTISYGYDSISNNTVFGDVGDRVEGLAFRFNFVHSGGQSYAPTSSLRRTLLDGAIDLHFGDSTVLELNGSYYDWHWFGFPGSFTYGNGIYNLPQAPSSSTAGFGVPGMGNQNETHTFSAKLKHEFNQDWNLTIGLLDQTVERGLYQPTNVLNNNYGQFTSQINSQKAAKFTIISNLATLNGHVMTGNISHDIFVGTTGFTWGTFSGIGTNSVTVGTANINNPFVFATPIYQTGGAVYKSARNDQQSLVGGDTIKFDEHWSLSLNSSFSWLTSKNYNALGQKTSSFQTGGEWSPTASVMYKPSENQTAYFTYANSLQQGDTAPTGTLNANQTLAPYRSTQYELGYKVALNDRFMITADGFRISQPWAYQNADKIYQNFGTQVNWGSEVMLTGQLTDDLSMMGGFMQLVPKLFNTGTPGIEGKDVVNIPRVQANLFLEYTVPTIQGLALSTNFHYVGGRPGNETNTIWSGAYATLDFGLRYTTVVDGHRITARFNVNNVTDKSYWTNIYPVSGVSTSAGSQAYLGLPRTFSAGLDFTL, translated from the coding sequence TTGACACAGGCTTCGACTTTCGCGGTGCTGATGGGCATGAGTGCCGTTCCAGTGTCCGCGCAGTCAGTGCCTGGTGCGACTTCCAAAACGAATTCCAATATGACCTTGCCGGAAGTTGATATCTCCGCCGTCTCCACCAATGTATCTCCGGCCGGCGAGACTTTTGGAGTGATCACGCCGCCGAAAAAATTTGAACTGGGACCGGCCGGCAATCAGAAGCCTCTGGATATGCCGCATTCGGTTCAGGTGATTTCGCAGGAAATAATCAGGAGCCAGCAGGCGCGCAACCTCGCGGACGTGCTGAAATTCAATCCTTCCGTGCAGATGAGCCGCGGCGCCGATGGCGGGCGTATTTCCTCGCGCGGCTTTGAATCCGGCGTCGTCCAGAATACCCGCATGGATGGGCTGAATATGATCAGCACCACCGGCTATCCGATTGAGCAATTCGACCGAATTGAAATGCTCAATGGCGTGGCTGGCGGCATGTATGGTCCAACGGGCCCGACGGGTACGTTCAATTTCATTTCCAAGCGCCCGACCGACGTGCCGTTCCAGACGATCAGCTACGGATATGACTCAATCTCCAACAACACTGTATTCGGTGATGTGGGTGACAGGGTCGAAGGGCTGGCTTTCCGGTTTAATTTCGTCCATTCGGGCGGCCAAAGCTATGCTCCAACCAGCAGTCTGCGCCGGACGCTCCTTGATGGTGCGATCGATCTGCATTTCGGCGACTCGACCGTTCTCGAATTGAATGGCAGCTATTACGATTGGCATTGGTTCGGCTTCCCGGGGAGCTTCACCTATGGCAATGGTATCTACAATCTTCCACAAGCCCCCAGCTCTTCGACGGCCGGCTTTGGTGTCCCCGGCATGGGCAATCAGAACGAGACGCATACATTCAGTGCGAAGCTGAAACATGAATTCAATCAGGATTGGAATCTGACCATCGGTTTGCTCGATCAGACGGTCGAGCGTGGCCTCTACCAGCCGACCAATGTGCTGAACAATAATTACGGTCAATTCACGTCACAGATTAATTCGCAGAAGGCTGCCAAATTCACGATCATCAGTAATCTTGCCACTCTCAATGGTCATGTGATGACCGGTAATATCAGTCATGATATTTTCGTCGGCACGACCGGTTTCACCTGGGGCACTTTCAGTGGTATCGGCACGAATAGCGTGACCGTCGGTACCGCTAATATCAATAATCCCTTTGTTTTCGCGACGCCCATTTATCAAACCGGTGGCGCGGTCTACAAATCTGCCCGTAATGATCAGCAGTCTTTGGTCGGCGGGGATACGATCAAGTTTGATGAGCATTGGAGCTTGTCGCTCAATTCGAGCTTTTCCTGGCTTACGTCCAAAAACTACAATGCCCTGGGCCAGAAAACGAGCAGCTTTCAAACCGGAGGTGAATGGAGCCCGACGGCGAGTGTGATGTACAAGCCGAGTGAAAATCAGACCGCTTATTTTACTTATGCCAATAGTTTGCAGCAGGGTGACACGGCTCCCACGGGCACGCTCAATGCCAACCAGACATTGGCGCCTTATCGCAGCACACAATATGAACTCGGCTACAAAGTCGCTCTCAACGACCGCTTTATGATCACGGCCGATGGATTCCGTATTAGTCAGCCTTGGGCTTATCAGAACGCTGACAAGATTTACCAAAATTTTGGTACCCAGGTGAACTGGGGATCGGAAGTCATGCTGACAGGGCAATTGACTGATGACCTGTCCATGATGGGCGGGTTCATGCAATTGGTTCCGAAGCTGTTCAATACGGGGACACCAGGCATCGAAGGCAAGGATGTGGTCAATATTCCGCGCGTACAGGCCAATCTCTTCCTCGAATATACAGTGCCAACCATCCAAGGCTTGGCGCTGAGCACGAATTTTCATTATGTGGGCGGCCGTCCCGGTAATGAAACGAACACCATTTGGTCCGGCGCCTATGCCACGCTCGACTTTGGCTTGCGCTATACGACCGTGGTGGATGGCCACAGGATCACGGCGCGGTTCAACGTCAATAATGTGACGGACAAGTCTTACTGGACGAATATTTATCCCGTGAGTGGTGTTTCCACGAGCGCTGGATCGCAAGCCTATCTCGGTTTGCCCCGCACTTTTTCCGCTGGGTTGGATTTCACCCTTTGA